A segment of the Yersinia rochesterensis genome:
GCACCTAATACTGTTGCGCCACCACCCGTGACCACGGGGGCAGCGCTACCTACTGAACAACCTGGCACCACAGGAAAAGCAGCAATAGCGGTTTCAACAAGCACGGTTTCGACAAACACGGTTTCGGCAACAACCGCTTCGTCAGCGGCAACGGCTGAGCCGGTGAAAGCGCAAGTACCGCCAGCAACAGCATCACAAACACAACAATCGAGCACGGAGAATGTTACTCAAGTTGCCCGCGGGCCAACGACATCGTTGCCAGCGGCACCTGCAAGTAATGCACCGGTCTCTCCGACAAGCCGCGACGCACAGTAGAGGTGACACCGTGAGCATGGATATTACCGCGTTTTATCAAACTTTCTTTGATGAAGCAGATGAACTGCTGGCAGACATGGAACAGCACCTGTTATTGCTGGACCCGTTGGCACCAGATAATGAACAACTTAATGCTATTTTCCGTGCTGCTCACTCGATTAAGGGCGGTGCCGCAACATTTGGTTTTTCGGTATTACAAGAAACAACCCATTTGTTGGAAAACCTGTTGGATGGTGCCCGTCGCGACGAAATGCGTTTGAGCACTGATATCATCAACCTGTTTTTGGAAACGAAAGATATTATGCAGGAACAGTTGGACGCCTACAAAACCTCTCAAGAACCTAATGCAGAAAGCTTTGAGTATATTTGTCATGCATTACGCCAACTGGCACTCGAAGCTTTAGAACAGCAAACCACTAATCATGTTGCGACAGCGGCCTCAAGTGCTGAAACCAAGGCCAGCAGCAAGTCTCCGGCGTTGGTTCAGGGGGGAATGCGTATTCGGCTGTCTGGTTTGAAAGAACAAGAAATTCCGTTGATGCTGGAAGAATTGGGCAATCTTGGCGATGTTAAAGATACCGAGCAAGGGACAGATAGTTTTGAAGCGACTCTGATTACATCAGTCAGTGAAGATGATATCAGCGCCGTGCTGTGTTTTGTATTGGAACCAGAGCAGATTAGCTTTGTACCGGCCGAATTAGTGCAAGAGCCGGTGGTTGAGGTGGCTGTCGCTGCCCCGATTGCTGCGCAAGTGCTGCCAGTTGCCGCCGCCCCGATTGCAGAAGCCAAGAATATATCTAAGGTCGAAGCTACCAGTGCCGAGCATGTGAAACCTAAAGCAAAAGCCAGTGAGTCAACCAGCATCCGCGTGGCGGTTGAGAAAGTTGACCAACTGATTAACCTGGTGGGAGAACTGGTTATCACGCAATCTATGCTGGCTCAGCGCTCCAGTACATTAGACCCGGTGATTAATGGCGATTTGCTCAATAGCATGGGGCAGTTGGAGCGTAATGCGCGCGACTTGCAAGAGTCAGTGATGTCGATTCGTATGATGCCGATGGAATATGTCTTCAGCCGCTTCCCGCGGTTGGTGCGCGATTTAGCCAGTAAGCTGAATAAGCAAGTTGAACTCACACTGCTTGGCAGTTCGACTGAACTGGATAAAAGTCTGATTGAACGCATTATCGATCCCTTAACCCATCTGGTGCGTAACAGTTTGGACCACGGTATTGAAGATCCTGCAACCCGCATCGCGGCGGGTAAAGCTCCGGTAGGCAATTTGACACTGTCCGCAGAACATCAAGGCGGCAATATTTGTATTGAAGTTCTTGATGATGGAGCAGGGCTTAACCGGCAGAAAATTCTGGCGAAAGCTCAGTCTCAAGGTATGGCTGTTAATGAGCATATGACTGATGAAGATGTCGGGATGTTGATTTTCGCGCCTGGATTTTCGACTGCTGAGCAGGTGACCGATGTTTCCGGTCGTGGTGTTGGGATGGATGTAGTTAAGCGAAATATTCAGGAAATGGGCGGCCATGTGCAAGTCAGTTTCCAGGCGGGCAAAGGCACTTCTATCCGTATCTTGCTGCCATTGACGCTGGCTATCCTTGATGGCATGTCTGTCAAAGTCAGTGATGAAGTGTTTATTTTGCCATTGAATGCTGTAATGGAATCACTGCAACCATTGGCTGAGGATTTACATCCACTGGCTGGTGGTGAACGCGTATTGCAAGTGCGTGGTGAGTATTTACCGCTGGTGGAATTGTTCCGTGTATTTGATGTTGAAAATGCAAAAACTGAAGCCACCCAAGGCATTGTTGTGATTCTGCAAAGTGCCGGTCGCCGTTATGCCCTGCTGGTAGACCAATTGATTGGCCAGCATCAGGTGGTTGTGAAGAATCTGGAAAGTAATTATCGGAAGGTCCCAGGTATTTCTGCCGCCACCATATTGGGTGATGGCAGTGTGGCCCTTATTGTTGATGTGTCGGCATTGCAGGCCTTAAACCGGGAAAAACGTGTCACGGCCGATGATGTTGCCGTCGCGTAATAGAGCCTTGAAAAAAAACATAAATTCAACCTATTGATTGAAGGGTAAAAACATGGCAGGACTAGCAACCGTCACGAAGCTGGCTGGCGAAACGGTAGGACAAGAGTTCCTGATTTTTACGCTGGGTGCTGAAGAGTACGGCATTGATATTCTGAAAGTCCAAGAGATCCGCGGTTATGATCAAGTGACCCGCATCGCTAACACCCCGGCTTTCATTAAAGGTGTCACTAACTTACGCGGCGTTATAGTTCCTATTATTGATTTACGGGTTAAATTTGCCCAACAGGGTGTCACCTATAACGAAAATACCGTGGTGATCGTGCTGAATTTTGGTCAGCGGGTCGTCGGTATTGTGGTTGATGGCGTATCTGATGTGCTGTCATTGACCGCTGAGCAAATCCGCCCAGCTCCTGAGTTCGCGGTGACGCTGGCGACTGAGTATCTGACCGGTTTAGGCTCACTGGGTGAGCGGATGCTGATTTTGGTTGATATTGAGAAGTTGCTGAGCAGTGAAGAGATGTCATTGCTTGATTCAGTGGCGAAAGGGTAAGTTTTTATTGCTTATTCATTTGATTATCAGAGTAGCCATTACGGCTACTCTGCATATTCATTTATATCAACACTCAACCGGTATCAAGCCAAAATTTTACCGGATTAACGCCAGTATCTCCCCGTAACTCCAGCAGCTCCCCGGTAAAATAATCCCTCTTCCCGGTAAAGTTCCCTCTTACAGTGCCGATAACACAGTTAACTAAACATTTATGTTTTGGCGTACCCGTATTTAGATATACCTATATTTTGACGTACTTATGAAGGGATAACATGTTCAAGCGTATGAAAGTGGTCACCAGCCTGCTGCTGGTGTTAGTGCTATTTGGTGCCTTACAACTGGTTTCCGGCGGGCTTTTCTTCAACTCATTGAAAAATGACAAAGAAAACTTTGAGGTTTTACAAGTTATCCGTCAGCAACAATCAGTATTGAATGAAAGCTGGGTAAATCTGTTGCAAACACGTAATACGCTGAACCGTGCCGGCATCCGCTATATGATGGATGTGAATCATACCGGCAGTGGCCCAACAGTGAATGACCTTTTGGCTTCAGCTAAAGGCACATTGGGCATGGCGGCGGATCGTTTTAAAAGTTACGAACAAATTCCGCTGGATAGCCAACAAGATGTTGAATCAGCTAAAAAACTAAAACAAACCTATGACCAATACTTCGGTGCATTGACCGAGCTTATCCAATTAATGGAGTCAGGTAAGATCAATGAGTTTTTTGACCAACCCACCTCCAGTTTCCAAAATGCTTTTGAGCAGGATTACAACACTTATCTGACCCAAAACGATCGTCTATATGCATCCGCAGTAGAAGACAGCAACCGCTCTTTCACTTACGCGATGAGTGTCATTATTTTCGTGCTGATTGCGGTATTTGCTGTAATTGTCATTGTTTGGTTGGGTATGCAGCACATCTTGATTAACCCGCTGAAACACTTGATTGAGCATATCAAACATATTGCTAATGGTGATTTAACTCAGAATATTGAGGTGCAGAGCCGCAATGAAATGGGCACCTTGGCCGCTAGTTTGAAACATATGCAATCTGAATTGATTACCACCGTCAGCGATGTACGTTTAGGTGCTGATGCTATTTACAGCGGTGCATCAGAAATTGCTGCCGGTAACAATGATTTGTCAGCACGTACCGAGCAACAGGCCGCATCACTGGAAGAAACCGCTGCCAGCATGGAGCAGCTTACTGCCACGGTGAAACAGAATGCTGAAAATGCTCGTCAGGCTAGCCAACTGGCATTGAGTGCTTCAGAAACTGCGCAAAAAGGCGGAAAAGTGGTCGCTAGTGTGGTGCAAACCATGCATGAGATCGCCGGTAGCTCGCAGAAAATTGCAGATATCACCAGCGTCATTGATGGCATCGCGTTCCAAACCAATATTCTGGCATTGAATGCTGCGGTTGAAGCTGCCCGTGCCGGTGAGCAAGGCCGTGGTTTTGCCGTTGTAGCTGGTGAAGTGCGCAATTTGGCTCAGCGCAGTGCGCAAGCAGCCAAAGAAATTAAAGGGTTGATTGAAGATTCAGTTAACCGTGTCGACATGGGTTCTGTGCTGGTTGAAAGTGCCGGTGAAACCATGGGCGATATCGTGAATGCGGTGACCCGCGTCACTGACATCATGGGCGAAATCGCTTCCGCCTCTGATGAGCAAAGCCGAGGTATTGATCAAGTAGGTCAGGCGGTGACAGAAATGGACCGTGTGACACAACAAAACGCCTCTTTGGTGGAGGAATCTGCTTCCGCCGCCGCCGCACTGGAAGAACAAGCCAGTATGTTAACCCAATCCATGTCCGTATTTGTCCTGCATATGGATAACGATAGTAGCAAAAAAGATGTGAAAAAAACTAAGCAGCCGACACAGGATAAGAGCGGTACTGCTAAAAAAACACTGGGAAGTGACCTGCAAGATAATTGGGAAACTTTCTAGTCCAGTCCCTACACAAAACATATACCCTAAATAATTCAAGTTGCAGGAAGGCGGCAACTAAGAAAATCCCCAGGAGCTTACATAAGTAAGTGACGGGGGTGAAAAATCTGCATGAAGTAGATTTGAACGCTGCTTGCAGCGGTCTCGCAGAGGCGAGGCCCAAGGATGGGCCGAGTAGCGAAGGCAGCCAACGTACATGCAGCTTGAAGTATGACGGGGATAAATAAAGCCGGCCAACGAGCCGGCTGAGAAGAGGTTACGATGTTTGGCCGAATCCGGATTTCTACCAGCTTTTTCCTGTTACTGATATTGATTTGCTCTATACAGTTAATTTCAAGTGGTCTGTCATTTACTGCTTTTCGTTCAGACTATCAAAATTTAAATCGAGTGGATCTCAGTAGCCAGCAGCGGGATGCATTAAGCCTCAGTTGGGTATCCTTACTTCAGGCGCGTAATACCTTAAACCGGGCGGCGACTCGCTCGGCTCTCAAAGTCCCTCAGGAGCAAGTCAACGCGCTAATGGGTAATGCGCGTAGTTCATTACAAAAAGCGGATCTGTATTTTAATCAGTTTTTGGCAGTACCTCGTCTTGATGAGAGTGATACCGGTGGTGAGTTGCTAGACGCGACAAAAAACAGTTATCAGAATTTACGTGTTTCCTTACGGCAATTAATCGATTTCCTGGAAGCCGGCAATTTACAGAGTTTTATGGATCAGCCCACTCAGAAAACCCAAGATCTGTTTGAGGCCGATTTTATTCAGTATTTGCAGTATGCCAATGAAGCGGTTGCAGATGCTGGCAGCGAGAACCAACAGGCTTATCACCTCTCCATGTGGATATTTGGTGGGGCGATTCTGATGGTGATCGTGATGACGATTTCTTCACTTATCTGGTTACGAACCATGTTCGTCACGCCATTGAAGATTATGCGCGCTCATTTTGACCGGATTGCTCAGGGTGATTTATCCGGTCAGATTACTGTCGCTGGCCGCAATGAAATCAGCCAGATGTTTGCCAGTTTACGCACCATGCAACAGTCGCTTATCACGACGGTTAGCCATGTTCGCGATGGGACAGAATCCATGTTAACCGGGATTCAGGAAATATCTGCCGGTAACAATGATTTGTCTGCAAGAACCGAACAGCAGGCCGCTTCATTGGAGCAAACTGCGGCCAGTATGGAGCAATTGACGGCGACAGTGAAACAGAATGCCGATAATGCCCGTCAGGCAACACAACTGGCGCAAGAAGCATCGGGGACGGCAGCCAAAGGTGGTGAGTTAACCGGCAGTGTTGTGAAAACAATGCATGATATTTCCACCAGTTCGCAGAAAATTGGCGCAATTACCAGCGTTATCGATGGCATTGCCTTCCAAACTAATATTCTGGCACTGAATGCTGCGGTTGAAGCGGCTCGGGCCGGTGAACAAGGGCGTGGGTTTGCTGTTGTGGCCGGTGAAGTACGCAATTTAGCCCAGCGCAGTGCGCAAGCAGCAAAAGAAATCAAAGGGTTAATCGATGAATCGGTTAGCCGAGTTCGCCAGGGCTCCACACTGGTCGAAAATGCGGGTACCACCATGGAAGAGATTGTTCGCTCAGTGACTCGGGTGACCGACATTATGGGTGAAATCGCTTCCGCTTCGGATGAGCAAAGCCGAGGTATTGAGCAGGTTTCACTCGCGGTAACACAGATGGATCAGGTCACTCAGCAAAACGCCGCATTAGTAGAAGAGGCTGCGGCTGCGGCTAATGCACTGGAAGAGCAAGCAGGTATGCTCTCTGATGCAGTGTCTGTTTTTCGTTTGGAGCAGGATAGCGACGGCGGGGAGGGGCAAGTGGCAGCAAGCAGTGGTAAGCAATTTGTTGTGAAAACAGCGGCTGCAAAGGAAACCCCAGATTGTCAAACGGTGTAATAAAGACGGCATGGTGGGGTGAGACCGAATGAAACCATCACCCCAAGAGTCTGGGTCTCCCCTGACCCAGATGATTCAACGGCTCCCGCTCTCGGATGTTCACTTCCGACGCATTTGCCAACTTATTTACCAACGGGCTGGGATTGTCCTGGCCTCCCACAAACGGGAAATGGTCTATAACCGCCTGGTGAGGCGGTTAAGATTGCTGGGAATTGATGATTTTGGTCAATATTTGGCTTTGCTGGAGACCGATCCTAACAGTGCAGAGTGGCAGGCATTTGTTAATGCTCTGACCACTAACCTCACGGCATTTTTCCGTGAAGCGCACCATTTCCCGATTCTGGCAGAGCATGCTCGCCAGCGGTCAGGGAATTATTCGGTTTGGAGTACCGCGGCCTCGACCGGTGAAGAACCTTACTCCATCGCCATGACACTTTGTGATGTATTGGGGAATCGGTCGGGTTCTTGCCAAATATTGGCCAGTGATATTGATACACAAGTTCTGGAGAAAGCTACCAGCGGTGTGTACCGCCAAGATGAATTGCGTTCATTGTCGGCACAACAAATGCAGCGCTATTTTCTGCGTGGCACCGGCCCTCATCAGGGCATGGTTAGAGTGCGGCCGGAGCTTGCCAATATGATTCAGTTTCAGCAGTTGAATCTGTTAGCACCCGAATGGGCATTACCGGGGCAATTTGACGCTATTTTTTGTCGTAACGTGATGATTTATTTTGATAAAGAAACGCAGGAGCGCATTTTGCGTCGCTTTGTCCCTTTGCTAAAACCCGGCGGTTTGATGTTTGCAGGCCACTCGGAGAATTTCAGCCAAATTAGTCGGGAATTCTATTTGCGCGGGCAGACCGTTTATGGGCTGACCAAGGAGAGGTGATGAGTAAAATCAGAGTATTGTGCGTTGATGATTCCGCGTTGATGCGCCAGTTAATGACGGAGATTATTAACAGTCACCCAGACATGGAAATGGTTGCCGCGGCACCCGATCCGTTGGTTGCCCGTGATTTAATTAAAAAATTTAATCCGCAGGTATTAACACTCGATGTTGAAATGCCGCGAATGGATGGTTTGGATTTTCTTGAAAAACTGATGCGTCTGCGGCCAATGCCGGTGGTGATGGTGTCGTCATTAACCGGGAAAAACTCCGAGATAACTATGCGGGCGCTGGAGTTAGGGGCAATTGATTTTGTCACTAAACCTCAGCTGGGTATTCGCGAAGGGATGCTGGCTTACAGTGAATTAATTGCGGAGAAAATCCGCACGGCGGCTAAAGCTCGGTTACCCCAGCGTGGCCCAGAAAATGCCCCTGTGATGCTGACTCATACGCCGTTGCTCAGTAGCGAAAAGCTCATTGCGATCGGCGCTTCGACGGGGGGAACAGAAGCTATCCGTACGGTATTGCAACCGTTGCCACCGACCAGCCCGGCCTTGTTGATAACACAGCATATGCCACCAGGCTTTACCCGTTCATTTGCCGAGCGGCTCAATAAATTGTGCCAAATTACGGTGAAAGAAGCAGAAGACGGTGAACGGGTATTGCCCGGACACGCCTATATTGCGCCCGGTGATCGGCACATGGAACTGGCACGAAGTGGGGCAAACTATCAGGTGCGTATCCATGACGGGCCTGCGGTTAATCGCCACCGTCCCTCGGTCGATGTGCTTTTCCGTTCAGTAGCGCAGTATGCCGGGCGCAATGCGGTCGGTGTGATCCTAACGGGAATGGGCAATGACGGTGCGGCGGGTTTATTGGAAATGCATCGCGCAGGGGCTTATACCATTGCACAAAACGAAGCCAGTTGTGTGGTCTTCGGCATGCCGCGTGAAGCTATTGGGATGGGCGGCGTTAATGAAATCTTGGAGTTGAATCAGATAAGTCAGCGCATGTTGGCACAGATAAGCAGCGGCCAAGCCCTGCGAATCTAGTAGAAATTTTCCGGTGGAAATCGGGCGTTGGTATTTAATCGCTCAGCGGTGAGCAACAAACTTTAGGAGTTGGTATGGCGGATAAGAATCTCAGATTTTTAGTGGTAGACGATTTTTCGACCATGCGTCGTATTGTCAGAAACCTGCTGAAAGAACTGGGTTTTAACAATGTGGAAGAAGCCGAAGATGGCGTAGACGCATTGAATAAATTACGAACGGGTGGTTTTGATTTTGTGGTTTCTGACTGGAACATGCCGAATATGGATGGTTTGGACCTGCTAAAAACTATCCGTGGTGATGGTGCTCTTGGTTCTCTGCCAGTTCTGATGGTAACTGCCGAAGCTAAAAAAGAGAATATCATCGCAGCAGCGCAAGCCGGTGCCAGTGGTTATGTAGTGAAACCTTTCACTGCCGCTACCTTGGAAGAGAAACTCAATAAGATCTTTGAAAAATTGGGTATGTAAGGAGGCGAGATGAGTAACCATCAAATGCCCGCAACAGATGCGGCATCAGCCAGTGATATAATAAGCCGTATTGGTCAATTGACGCGGATGTTACGTGACAGTCTGCGCGAATTGGGTCTTGATCAAGCTATTGCTCAAGCCGCAGAAGCTATTCCAGATGCTCGTGACCGTCTGGACTATGTGGTTCATATGACGGCACAGGCCGCTGAAAGAGCATTGAACTGTGTTGAAGCAGCACAGCCGCGCCAGAATGAGTTGGAGTCGTCAGCTAAGGCGCTCAAAGTTCGTTGGGATGAATGGTTTGCTAATCCCATCGAGCTGTCAGATGCCCGCGACTTGGTGACAGATACTCGCGCATATCTGGATGTCGTGCCGCAACACACTTCATTTACCAATGCGCAATTATTGGAAATCATGATGGCGCAGGATTT
Coding sequences within it:
- a CDS encoding methyl-accepting chemotaxis protein — translated: MFKRMKVVTSLLLVLVLFGALQLVSGGLFFNSLKNDKENFEVLQVIRQQQSVLNESWVNLLQTRNTLNRAGIRYMMDVNHTGSGPTVNDLLASAKGTLGMAADRFKSYEQIPLDSQQDVESAKKLKQTYDQYFGALTELIQLMESGKINEFFDQPTSSFQNAFEQDYNTYLTQNDRLYASAVEDSNRSFTYAMSVIIFVLIAVFAVIVIVWLGMQHILINPLKHLIEHIKHIANGDLTQNIEVQSRNEMGTLAASLKHMQSELITTVSDVRLGADAIYSGASEIAAGNNDLSARTEQQAASLEETAASMEQLTATVKQNAENARQASQLALSASETAQKGGKVVASVVQTMHEIAGSSQKIADITSVIDGIAFQTNILALNAAVEAARAGEQGRGFAVVAGEVRNLAQRSAQAAKEIKGLIEDSVNRVDMGSVLVESAGETMGDIVNAVTRVTDIMGEIASASDEQSRGIDQVGQAVTEMDRVTQQNASLVEESASAAAALEEQASMLTQSMSVFVLHMDNDSSKKDVKKTKQPTQDKSGTAKKTLGSDLQDNWETF
- the cheY gene encoding chemotaxis response regulator CheY, which encodes MADKNLRFLVVDDFSTMRRIVRNLLKELGFNNVEEAEDGVDALNKLRTGGFDFVVSDWNMPNMDGLDLLKTIRGDGALGSLPVLMVTAEAKKENIIAAAQAGASGYVVKPFTAATLEEKLNKIFEKLGM
- the cheZ gene encoding protein phosphatase CheZ, whose product is MSNHQMPATDAASASDIISRIGQLTRMLRDSLRELGLDQAIAQAAEAIPDARDRLDYVVHMTAQAAERALNCVEAAQPRQNELESSAKALKVRWDEWFANPIELSDARDLVTDTRAYLDVVPQHTSFTNAQLLEIMMAQDFQDLTGQVIKRMMDVVQEIEKQLLMVLMENIPDMPSKPQKPADSLLNGPQMDKNGAGVIASQDQVDDLLDSLGF
- a CDS encoding protein-glutamate methylesterase/protein-glutamine glutaminase, whose amino-acid sequence is MSKIRVLCVDDSALMRQLMTEIINSHPDMEMVAAAPDPLVARDLIKKFNPQVLTLDVEMPRMDGLDFLEKLMRLRPMPVVMVSSLTGKNSEITMRALELGAIDFVTKPQLGIREGMLAYSELIAEKIRTAAKARLPQRGPENAPVMLTHTPLLSSEKLIAIGASTGGTEAIRTVLQPLPPTSPALLITQHMPPGFTRSFAERLNKLCQITVKEAEDGERVLPGHAYIAPGDRHMELARSGANYQVRIHDGPAVNRHRPSVDVLFRSVAQYAGRNAVGVILTGMGNDGAAGLLEMHRAGAYTIAQNEASCVVFGMPREAIGMGGVNEILELNQISQRMLAQISSGQALRI
- a CDS encoding methyl-accepting chemotaxis protein, with product MFGRIRISTSFFLLLILICSIQLISSGLSFTAFRSDYQNLNRVDLSSQQRDALSLSWVSLLQARNTLNRAATRSALKVPQEQVNALMGNARSSLQKADLYFNQFLAVPRLDESDTGGELLDATKNSYQNLRVSLRQLIDFLEAGNLQSFMDQPTQKTQDLFEADFIQYLQYANEAVADAGSENQQAYHLSMWIFGGAILMVIVMTISSLIWLRTMFVTPLKIMRAHFDRIAQGDLSGQITVAGRNEISQMFASLRTMQQSLITTVSHVRDGTESMLTGIQEISAGNNDLSARTEQQAASLEQTAASMEQLTATVKQNADNARQATQLAQEASGTAAKGGELTGSVVKTMHDISTSSQKIGAITSVIDGIAFQTNILALNAAVEAARAGEQGRGFAVVAGEVRNLAQRSAQAAKEIKGLIDESVSRVRQGSTLVENAGTTMEEIVRSVTRVTDIMGEIASASDEQSRGIEQVSLAVTQMDQVTQQNAALVEEAAAAANALEEQAGMLSDAVSVFRLEQDSDGGEGQVAASSGKQFVVKTAAAKETPDCQTV
- the cheW gene encoding chemotaxis protein CheW is translated as MAGLATVTKLAGETVGQEFLIFTLGAEEYGIDILKVQEIRGYDQVTRIANTPAFIKGVTNLRGVIVPIIDLRVKFAQQGVTYNENTVVIVLNFGQRVVGIVVDGVSDVLSLTAEQIRPAPEFAVTLATEYLTGLGSLGERMLILVDIEKLLSSEEMSLLDSVAKG
- the cheA gene encoding chemotaxis protein CheA; amino-acid sequence: MDITAFYQTFFDEADELLADMEQHLLLLDPLAPDNEQLNAIFRAAHSIKGGAATFGFSVLQETTHLLENLLDGARRDEMRLSTDIINLFLETKDIMQEQLDAYKTSQEPNAESFEYICHALRQLALEALEQQTTNHVATAASSAETKASSKSPALVQGGMRIRLSGLKEQEIPLMLEELGNLGDVKDTEQGTDSFEATLITSVSEDDISAVLCFVLEPEQISFVPAELVQEPVVEVAVAAPIAAQVLPVAAAPIAEAKNISKVEATSAEHVKPKAKASESTSIRVAVEKVDQLINLVGELVITQSMLAQRSSTLDPVINGDLLNSMGQLERNARDLQESVMSIRMMPMEYVFSRFPRLVRDLASKLNKQVELTLLGSSTELDKSLIERIIDPLTHLVRNSLDHGIEDPATRIAAGKAPVGNLTLSAEHQGGNICIEVLDDGAGLNRQKILAKAQSQGMAVNEHMTDEDVGMLIFAPGFSTAEQVTDVSGRGVGMDVVKRNIQEMGGHVQVSFQAGKGTSIRILLPLTLAILDGMSVKVSDEVFILPLNAVMESLQPLAEDLHPLAGGERVLQVRGEYLPLVELFRVFDVENAKTEATQGIVVILQSAGRRYALLVDQLIGQHQVVVKNLESNYRKVPGISAATILGDGSVALIVDVSALQALNREKRVTADDVAVA
- the cheR gene encoding protein-glutamate O-methyltransferase CheR; this translates as MKPSPQESGSPLTQMIQRLPLSDVHFRRICQLIYQRAGIVLASHKREMVYNRLVRRLRLLGIDDFGQYLALLETDPNSAEWQAFVNALTTNLTAFFREAHHFPILAEHARQRSGNYSVWSTAASTGEEPYSIAMTLCDVLGNRSGSCQILASDIDTQVLEKATSGVYRQDELRSLSAQQMQRYFLRGTGPHQGMVRVRPELANMIQFQQLNLLAPEWALPGQFDAIFCRNVMIYFDKETQERILRRFVPLLKPGGLMFAGHSENFSQISREFYLRGQTVYGLTKER